The following are encoded together in the Citrobacter arsenatis genome:
- a CDS encoding class I SAM-dependent methyltransferase yields the protein MKLHSTPSPQCKICDSSPELYGVTDFNVSCYGNNVHRYNYPLSGHAIYYYKCKNCGLIYTHAFDTWSDDDYSQHIYNAEYTKHDPNFISKRSTHNFNLLHNAFKNLKSFRMIDFGCGDGQLVKLLKEYGTDAVGWDPFNNSAPMPEERFEFMTSFEVMEHTPTPVKTMEIIDSLLDQENGKYFFSTLTNDLHLAELMNFWYIAPRNGHITIHSNKSLDILFAKFGMKVKHISELYHLAYKHRD from the coding sequence ATGAAATTACATTCGACACCATCCCCCCAATGCAAAATTTGCGATTCATCACCAGAACTCTATGGAGTGACTGACTTTAATGTATCTTGCTATGGCAACAATGTGCATAGATACAACTATCCTCTCAGCGGCCATGCTATCTATTATTATAAATGCAAAAACTGCGGTTTAATATATACCCACGCTTTTGATACATGGTCTGATGATGATTATTCCCAGCATATATACAATGCAGAGTATACTAAACATGATCCCAATTTTATCTCTAAAAGGTCTACCCATAACTTCAATTTGCTGCACAATGCTTTCAAAAATCTCAAAAGTTTTCGCATGATTGATTTTGGCTGCGGCGACGGTCAACTGGTAAAGTTGCTAAAAGAATATGGTACTGATGCTGTTGGCTGGGATCCATTTAATAATTCAGCACCAATGCCAGAGGAAAGATTCGAGTTTATGACTTCATTTGAAGTCATGGAGCATACGCCAACGCCAGTCAAAACAATGGAGATTATAGACTCTCTTCTGGATCAAGAGAATGGGAAATACTTCTTTTCAACTCTCACAAATGACTTACACCTGGCTGAGTTAATGAACTTTTGGTATATAGCTCCACGAAATGGTCATATTACTATTCATTCAAACAAATCTCTTGATATCCTCTTCGCTAAATTTGGAATGAAAGTAAAACACATTTCAGAACTATATCACTTGGCTTATAAACACCGTGATTAA
- a CDS encoding sulfatase-like hydrolase/transferase produces MKKNIIFLHLESLNHTIFNNRQWFPFTNKIYNQSLRFNNFISTATSSLMALSDLLHGDDNTLEHNTHLEENISIHRHCPALFDTLKQHGYTTAGMGYPKNWANVDAIWSETDTFNWYDTSKIMLAEMQQVVSRPEPFALYLWNLSSHLCYYDDIKKGGANSLERWQRGYQSMDFMVGQTIKMLLESQKLDNTIIVAFGDHGDDFWGHDFYGGYAHGIEPYTSLVHTPAFIFCPGMKSADLNHMVSMVDIYNTVLTLANVPSTSCDNKFFALTPQRKVCFSRNLFAQQKSQHQGSPLKKGYAITNEYFHLMKVDSKFKMFLWKTDPANQLDILTLLKDSKSGTPYLDLKKVDRQRMGGAHPHITHFFSADMAQVLADNFHHLQQQLDSWIDSKKSHK; encoded by the coding sequence ATGAAAAAAAACATTATATTTTTGCATCTTGAAAGTCTTAATCACACGATTTTTAATAATCGACAGTGGTTTCCTTTTACTAATAAAATCTATAACCAGTCGCTGCGATTTAATAACTTTATCTCGACGGCAACCTCCTCACTGATGGCGTTAAGCGACCTCTTACACGGGGATGACAATACGTTAGAGCATAATACCCATCTTGAGGAAAACATCTCCATTCATCGACACTGTCCCGCGCTTTTCGATACTTTAAAGCAGCACGGATACACCACAGCAGGTATGGGATACCCAAAAAACTGGGCAAATGTCGATGCAATCTGGAGTGAAACAGATACCTTTAACTGGTATGACACATCGAAAATAATGCTGGCAGAAATGCAGCAGGTCGTGTCGCGGCCGGAACCCTTTGCGCTCTACTTATGGAATCTCAGTAGCCATCTTTGTTATTACGACGACATCAAAAAAGGAGGCGCTAACAGCCTCGAACGCTGGCAGCGCGGTTATCAAAGCATGGATTTTATGGTCGGCCAGACCATTAAAATGCTACTGGAATCCCAAAAACTCGATAATACAATTATCGTCGCCTTTGGCGATCATGGTGATGACTTTTGGGGACATGACTTTTATGGCGGCTATGCCCATGGTATTGAACCGTATACATCATTAGTACATACCCCAGCGTTTATTTTTTGTCCTGGAATGAAATCGGCTGATTTAAATCATATGGTTAGCATGGTTGATATCTATAATACGGTTTTGACATTAGCAAATGTACCTTCAACGAGTTGTGACAATAAGTTTTTTGCCTTAACCCCGCAACGTAAAGTCTGCTTTAGCCGAAATCTATTTGCACAACAAAAAAGCCAACACCAGGGAAGCCCCTTAAAAAAAGGTTATGCTATCACCAATGAATATTTTCATTTGATGAAAGTAGATAGTAAATTCAAGATGTTTCTATGGAAAACCGATCCGGCAAACCAGTTAGATATTTTAACATTATTAAAAGATAGTAAGTCAGGTACTCCATACCTCGATCTCAAAAAGGTGGACCGACAGCGTATGGGTGGGGCCCATCCTCATATCACGCATTTTTTCTCAGCGGATATGGCGCAGGTATTAGCTGATAACTTTCATCATCTACAGCAACAACTGGATTCATGGATCGATAGTAAAAAAAGCCATAAATGA
- the fliH gene encoding flagellar assembly protein FliH: MAIETIRGRYRLHRFPPRQRHLQAEQLTPGITPADYQRQLMDGFQEGLQKGFEQGMTEGQEQGFQEGHQKGHDEGRRQGYTEGSLAGQQEGRKQFERAAQPLAVISDKVNDYLAHIQRKQREDLLQLVEKVTRQVIRCELALQPTQLLSLVEEAISAFPATPESLQVLLSNEEFNRIKDAAPEKVAEWGLTPSSDLQAGECRVITDKSELDIGCEHRLDQCMSALKESLLPEPTGE, from the coding sequence ATGGCGATTGAAACTATTCGTGGTCGTTACCGACTGCACCGCTTTCCTCCACGCCAGCGCCATTTGCAGGCTGAACAGCTCACGCCGGGGATCACGCCGGCGGATTATCAGCGCCAACTGATGGACGGCTTCCAGGAAGGTCTGCAAAAAGGCTTTGAACAGGGGATGACCGAAGGCCAGGAGCAGGGTTTTCAGGAAGGTCATCAGAAGGGGCACGATGAAGGCCGTCGTCAGGGATACACTGAAGGCAGCCTGGCCGGACAGCAGGAAGGGCGTAAGCAGTTTGAGCGGGCAGCGCAGCCGCTGGCAGTTATCTCCGACAAAGTGAACGATTACCTGGCGCACATTCAGCGTAAACAGCGGGAAGACCTGCTGCAGCTGGTGGAAAAGGTCACCCGCCAGGTGATTCGCTGTGAGCTGGCGCTGCAACCGACGCAGCTACTATCGCTGGTTGAAGAGGCGATTTCGGCCTTTCCGGCGACGCCCGAGTCGCTACAGGTCCTGCTGAGTAATGAAGAATTTAACCGCATTAAAGATGCCGCGCCGGAGAAGGTCGCTGAATGGGGCCTGACGCCATCCTCCGATTTGCAGGCGGGCGAGTGTCGGGTGATTACCGATAAGTCCGAGCTGGATATTGGCTGCGAGCATCGGCTCGACCAATGCATGTCGGCGTTGAAAGAATCGCTTCTGCCGGAGCCGACGGGTGAGTGA
- the fliF gene encoding flagellar basal-body MS-ring/collar protein FliF, which yields MNELIKKLTQLLPSFSFKLDGNKRLVLVAAAALAATAIIVSVLWNGNHGYVSLYGSQENLPVSQIVTVLDGEKLEYRIDPQSGQILVPEDALSKTRMTLAAKGVQAMLPSGYELMDKDEVLGASQFVQNVRYKRSLEGELAQSIMTLDAVESARVHLALNEESSFVVSDEPQNSASVVVRLHYGSKLDMDQVNAIVHLVSGSVPNLNASKVSVVDQAGNLLSDGIGAGEAVSAATRKRDQILKDIQDKTRASLANVLDSLVGTGNYRVSVMPDLDLSNIDETQEHYGDTPKVNREETVLDSDTNQIAMGIPGSLSNRPPLAANQVANGANGTEPEESRQPAALSKHSENKRDYSWDRSVEHIQHPGFDIKRLNVAVVLNQSAPALKNWKPEQTTQLTALLNNAAGIDAKRGDNLSLSLLNFVPQSIPVEPVVPLWKDDSILAWVRLIGCGLLALLLLLFVVRPVMKRLTVERRRTTAPELALDTVPIAIPAEKPHFAAAEDERKNIELPSFPGDDSLPSQSSGLEVKLEFLQKLAMSDTDRVAEVLRQWITSNERIDNK from the coding sequence ATGAATGAATTAATAAAAAAACTCACTCAGCTTTTACCCTCGTTCTCTTTCAAGTTGGATGGTAATAAACGCCTGGTGCTGGTGGCGGCTGCGGCGCTTGCGGCTACCGCCATCATTGTCAGCGTGCTGTGGAACGGTAACCATGGCTATGTTTCGCTGTACGGTAGCCAGGAAAATCTTCCGGTTTCACAGATAGTCACCGTGTTGGATGGCGAAAAGCTGGAATACCGTATCGACCCGCAGAGCGGGCAAATTTTGGTTCCGGAAGACGCGCTGTCGAAAACGCGGATGACGCTGGCGGCGAAAGGCGTGCAGGCCATGCTGCCCAGCGGCTACGAGCTGATGGATAAAGACGAAGTGTTGGGTGCCAGTCAGTTTGTGCAAAACGTCCGTTACAAGCGGAGTCTGGAAGGCGAACTGGCGCAGAGCATCATGACGCTGGACGCCGTCGAGAGCGCCCGCGTGCATCTGGCGCTAAATGAAGAGAGTTCATTTGTCGTCAGCGATGAGCCGCAAAACAGCGCCTCGGTCGTGGTGCGTCTGCATTACGGCAGCAAGCTGGATATGGACCAGGTCAATGCCATTGTGCATCTGGTGTCCGGCAGCGTGCCCAATCTGAATGCGTCGAAGGTTAGCGTTGTCGATCAGGCGGGGAATTTACTGTCCGACGGTATTGGCGCGGGAGAAGCCGTTTCTGCGGCGACGCGTAAGCGCGACCAGATCCTTAAAGATATTCAGGATAAGACCCGTGCCAGTCTCGCAAATGTCCTCGACTCTCTGGTCGGCACCGGCAACTACCGGGTGAGCGTGATGCCGGATCTCGATCTGAGCAATATCGACGAAACCCAGGAGCATTACGGTGATACGCCGAAGGTAAATCGTGAAGAAACGGTACTCGATAGCGATACCAACCAAATCGCCATGGGGATCCCTGGCTCACTGAGTAACCGTCCACCGTTGGCGGCAAACCAGGTGGCGAATGGTGCCAATGGAACTGAGCCAGAGGAATCTCGCCAGCCAGCCGCGCTATCAAAACATAGCGAGAACAAGCGCGACTATTCCTGGGATCGTAGCGTTGAGCATATCCAGCACCCAGGATTCGATATCAAACGTTTGAATGTGGCCGTGGTGCTTAACCAGAGCGCGCCGGCATTGAAAAACTGGAAACCGGAACAAACCACGCAGTTGACGGCGCTGTTGAATAACGCAGCCGGGATTGATGCCAAGCGTGGCGATAATCTGTCCTTATCACTGCTTAATTTTGTACCGCAGTCGATCCCCGTCGAGCCGGTGGTTCCTTTGTGGAAGGATGACAGCATTCTGGCCTGGGTGCGCCTGATTGGTTGCGGCCTGCTGGCTCTGCTGTTGCTGCTGTTTGTTGTTCGTCCGGTCATGAAACGGTTGACCGTTGAACGTCGCCGTACCACAGCACCAGAGTTGGCGCTGGATACTGTACCGATAGCAATTCCTGCGGAGAAACCCCATTTTGCGGCTGCTGAAGATGAACGCAAAAATATCGAACTGCCTTCTTTCCCTGGTGACGACAGCCTGCCTTCGCAGAGCTCTGGTCTGGAAGTGAAGCTGGAGTTCCTGCAAAAACTGGCGATGAGCGACACCGATCGCGTAGCTGAAGTTCTCAGACAATGGATTACCAGCAATGAGCGAATTGACAATAAATAA
- a CDS encoding flagellar motor switch protein FliG, translated as MSELTINNGSNNSYLEQAAILLLCLGEEAAATVMQKLSREEVVRLSENMARLSGVKTSMAKKVINNFFDEFREQSGINGASRSMLQGILNKALGTEIASSVINGIYGDEIRSRMARLQWVEPRQLAILISEEHLQLQAVFLAFLTPEISATVLSYMNESVQNEILYRVAKLNDVNRDVVDELDRLIERGLSVLSEHGSKVKGIKQAADIVNRFQGNQQVILDQLRERDEDVLEQLQDEMYDFFILSRQSDEVRRRLLDEVPMEDWAVALKGTEALLRRSIYAVMPKRQVQQLEAITSRLGPVPVSRIEQIRREIMGIARELEEAGEIQLQLFAEQTAE; from the coding sequence ATGAGCGAATTGACAATAAATAACGGCAGTAACAACAGCTACCTCGAGCAGGCCGCAATTTTATTGCTGTGTCTGGGCGAGGAGGCGGCAGCCACGGTGATGCAGAAGCTCAGCCGCGAAGAGGTCGTTCGTCTGAGCGAAAACATGGCGCGTCTGTCTGGCGTAAAAACCAGCATGGCGAAAAAAGTGATCAATAACTTTTTTGATGAGTTCCGCGAGCAGAGCGGCATCAACGGCGCCTCGCGTTCCATGCTGCAAGGGATCCTCAATAAAGCGCTGGGAACAGAAATCGCCAGCAGCGTGATCAACGGCATTTACGGTGATGAGATCCGCTCGCGGATGGCGCGTTTGCAGTGGGTGGAACCGCGCCAGCTGGCGATACTGATCTCAGAAGAACATTTGCAATTGCAGGCCGTATTCCTTGCCTTCCTGACGCCGGAGATCTCGGCCACGGTACTGTCTTACATGAATGAGTCGGTGCAAAACGAGATCCTCTATCGGGTTGCCAAACTCAACGATGTGAACCGCGACGTGGTGGATGAGTTGGATCGGTTGATCGAACGTGGGCTGTCGGTGTTGTCCGAACATGGTTCGAAAGTGAAAGGGATCAAGCAGGCCGCGGATATCGTAAACCGCTTCCAGGGGAATCAGCAGGTGATCCTCGATCAGTTGCGCGAACGCGATGAAGATGTCCTCGAACAGTTGCAGGACGAAATGTACGACTTCTTCATCCTGAGCCGCCAAAGCGATGAAGTGCGCCGTCGTCTCCTTGATGAAGTCCCGATGGAAGACTGGGCGGTCGCGCTGAAAGGTACCGAAGCACTGTTGCGCCGTTCGATTTATGCCGTCATGCCTAAGCGTCAGGTACAACAACTGGAAGCGATAACGTCGCGCCTGGGTCCGGTTCCGGTGAGCCGCATTGAACAGATCCGCCGTGAAATCATGGGGATTGCCCGCGAGCTTGAGGAAGCGGGTGAAATTCAGCTTCAGCTGTTTGCTGAACAGACGGCGGAGTAA
- a CDS encoding adenylyltransferase/cytidyltransferase family protein has translation MKTIITFGTFDVFHIGHLRILQRAGQLGERLIVGISSDALNMQKKGRMPVYSQSDRMGIVAGLKCVDSVFLEESLEQKADYIRQFNADTLVMGDDWAGRFDSLSYLCEVVYFPRTPSISTTSIIEVVKKFK, from the coding sequence ATGAAAACGATTATTACTTTCGGCACGTTTGATGTTTTTCATATCGGGCACCTGCGTATTCTGCAACGCGCCGGGCAGTTGGGGGAGCGACTGATCGTCGGTATCTCTTCCGATGCGCTAAATATGCAGAAAAAAGGCCGGATGCCGGTTTACAGCCAAAGCGATCGCATGGGGATTGTTGCCGGACTGAAATGTGTGGACAGCGTGTTCCTTGAAGAGTCGCTGGAGCAAAAAGCGGATTATATTCGCCAGTTTAATGCCGATACGCTGGTGATGGGCGATGACTGGGCAGGACGCTTTGATAGTTTGTCGTACCTGTGCGAAGTGGTTTATTTTCCCAGAACGCCATCGATTTCGACCACCTCAATAATTGAGGTGGTGAAGAAATTTAAATAA
- a CDS encoding DegT/DnrJ/EryC1/StrS family aminotransferase: MKQAEPNLITVTKPFLPPLEEFMPYLQEIWSSKQLTNNGVMHQLLEEKLASYLNVPYISLFCNATIALIAAMQTLRIKGEVITTPYSFVATTHSILWNQLTPVFVDIDPHSFNINPQLIESAITAKTGLIMPVHVYGQSCNTTEIEKISNNYGIPVIYDAAHAFAVEDCGGSILRHGDLSVLSFHATKVFNTFEGGAIVSYDKKTKQRIDYLKNFGIADELTVVAPGINGKMNEVQSAFGLLQLQYVDEAIAKRQQIDKCYREQLANTQGIFIPAGNANHKSNYSYFPILVRPDYKMSRDALYDHLKSHNILTRRYFYPLLSNLNMYKNMSGANKEMLPVANQIAEQVLCLPIYPDMTSAELSTIIELITA; encoded by the coding sequence ATGAAACAAGCAGAACCAAACCTTATCACCGTCACCAAACCCTTCTTGCCTCCGCTTGAGGAGTTTATGCCTTATCTGCAAGAGATCTGGTCAAGTAAGCAATTAACAAATAACGGCGTGATGCATCAACTGCTAGAGGAAAAGTTAGCCTCTTATTTGAACGTACCCTATATCTCGCTGTTTTGTAATGCCACCATCGCCTTAATCGCCGCGATGCAAACGCTGCGAATTAAGGGTGAGGTCATTACTACGCCCTATTCTTTTGTTGCCACTACGCACAGTATTCTCTGGAACCAGTTAACGCCGGTATTTGTTGATATTGATCCACACAGCTTTAACATCAACCCCCAGCTGATTGAATCTGCAATTACCGCCAAAACGGGATTGATCATGCCGGTACATGTCTACGGGCAAAGCTGCAACACCACAGAAATTGAAAAAATATCCAATAATTACGGTATTCCTGTTATTTACGATGCGGCGCATGCCTTTGCTGTAGAAGATTGTGGCGGAAGCATTCTACGCCATGGCGATCTTTCCGTACTGAGCTTCCATGCCACCAAAGTGTTCAACACCTTTGAAGGTGGTGCCATCGTTAGCTACGATAAAAAAACCAAACAACGCATCGATTATCTGAAGAACTTTGGTATTGCTGACGAGTTAACCGTTGTCGCACCTGGCATTAATGGAAAAATGAATGAGGTCCAGTCCGCTTTTGGTCTCTTGCAATTACAGTATGTAGATGAGGCGATCGCGAAACGCCAACAAATCGATAAATGTTATCGTGAGCAGTTGGCCAATACACAAGGCATTTTCATTCCTGCAGGCAACGCTAATCACAAGAGTAACTACAGCTATTTCCCGATCCTCGTGCGTCCTGATTATAAAATGTCGCGGGATGCGTTATACGATCATCTCAAAAGCCATAACATCTTAACGCGGCGGTATTTCTACCCCCTGCTGTCTAATCTCAACATGTACAAAAACATGTCTGGCGCCAATAAAGAGATGCTGCCAGTAGCAAACCAAATCGCCGAACAGGTGCTGTGCCTGCCGATTTATCCAGATATGACATCCGCTGAACTTAGCACCATTATCGAGCTGATTACCGCATGA
- the fliI gene encoding flagellar protein export ATPase FliI has product MSDLSCFDNALRSIESIPLARVAGRLVRVNGILLESVGCPLVTGQLCRVESANHTLIDAQAVGFNRDITYLMPFKHPVGLMAGARVFPEEKAQEILISESWLGRVVNGLGEPLDAKGRLTGNDVLPPQAPSINPLTRRSVNQPLDVGVKAINGLLTIGKGQRVGLMAGSGVGKSVLLGMITRQTKADIVVVGLIGERGREVKEFIDHSLGAEGLAKSIIVAAPADESPLMRLKATELCHSIAAWFRDRGHHVLLLVDSLTRYAMAQREIALSLGEPPATKGYPPSAFGMIPKLVESAGNSESEGSMTAIYTVLAEGDDQQDPIVDCARAVLDGHIVLTRKLAEAGHYPAIDIGQSISRCMTQVTPHDHQQSARLLKQNYAAYMEIKPLIPLGGYVAGADPSVDKAVKVFPAIERFLRQEVSEPASLELVQSRLQALFPLAKKTEGK; this is encoded by the coding sequence GTGAGTGACCTATCCTGCTTTGACAACGCGCTGCGCTCCATTGAGTCGATCCCTTTAGCCCGGGTTGCCGGGCGGCTGGTGCGCGTGAACGGCATTTTGCTGGAGAGCGTGGGCTGCCCGCTGGTGACTGGCCAACTGTGTCGCGTCGAAAGCGCCAACCATACGTTGATCGACGCGCAGGCGGTGGGGTTTAACCGCGATATCACCTACCTGATGCCTTTCAAGCACCCCGTTGGACTGATGGCGGGCGCGCGCGTTTTCCCCGAAGAAAAAGCTCAGGAGATCCTGATAAGCGAAAGCTGGCTGGGGCGGGTAGTCAATGGCCTGGGCGAACCGCTGGATGCCAAAGGGCGTCTGACGGGTAATGACGTATTGCCGCCTCAGGCGCCTTCTATCAACCCCCTCACACGCCGGTCGGTGAATCAACCGCTGGATGTCGGCGTGAAAGCAATCAACGGTCTGCTCACTATCGGCAAAGGCCAGCGCGTGGGCCTGATGGCCGGTAGCGGTGTGGGAAAAAGCGTGCTGTTAGGGATGATCACCCGCCAGACCAAGGCCGATATCGTGGTGGTGGGGTTAATTGGCGAGCGTGGTCGCGAGGTGAAGGAGTTTATCGATCACTCGCTGGGCGCGGAAGGGTTAGCAAAATCTATTATTGTGGCGGCACCGGCGGATGAGTCGCCGTTAATGCGCTTGAAAGCCACCGAGCTTTGCCACTCTATCGCCGCCTGGTTTCGCGATCGTGGACATCACGTTTTACTGCTGGTGGATTCGTTAACCCGTTATGCCATGGCGCAGCGTGAGATTGCGCTGTCACTGGGTGAACCTCCGGCGACGAAAGGCTATCCGCCGTCGGCGTTCGGCATGATCCCTAAGCTTGTGGAAAGTGCGGGCAACAGTGAAAGTGAAGGATCTATGACCGCCATTTACACGGTACTGGCGGAAGGAGACGATCAGCAGGATCCGATCGTCGATTGCGCGCGTGCGGTGCTGGACGGGCATATCGTATTGACCCGTAAGCTGGCGGAGGCCGGACATTATCCCGCCATTGATATTGGTCAGTCGATCAGTCGATGCATGACCCAGGTAACGCCCCACGATCACCAACAGTCGGCCCGTTTGCTGAAACAAAACTATGCCGCCTATATGGAAATTAAACCGCTGATCCCGTTGGGCGGATATGTTGCTGGGGCCGATCCCAGCGTGGATAAGGCCGTCAAAGTATTCCCTGCCATCGAGCGTTTTCTGCGCCAGGAAGTCAGTGAACCGGCCTCTCTGGAGCTGGTGCAAAGCCGCTTACAGGCTCTGTTTCCGCTGGCGAAGAAAACGGAAGGTAAATAA
- a CDS encoding ATP-grasp domain-containing protein — translation MINVLIFPAGTEIGREIYLSLRNEKNINLVLAGADYDSHARHYACEYHVVPDVTHQDGLPVLQALLVQESIDYIFPAHDDALLFLSENREVLSATVLCPSQETCRITRFKSKTYQALKDTVPLPAVFNDPKEIAHWPVFVKPDRGQGAQGALRVDSPERLASVLAQRNDLIICEYLNGEEFTVDCFSDRVQGLLFCQPRVRSRIRAGIAMTSALVSLPEVETYARAISQRLQLYGAWFFQLKRSASGMLTLLEVAPRIAGTMALNRANGINFAMLTLYESMRVNVSLRPLAENLQITRSLANHYTYDFTYRHVYIDYDDTVVLKDKLCVPVFTFLCQCLNRGIKIHLITRHTGDIYAELAQRRINALFDTVTHLGKHDKKSDYIHEPDAIFIDDSFRERQDVSSVTGIPVFDISMLELLICE, via the coding sequence ATGATCAATGTCCTTATCTTCCCCGCGGGAACCGAGATTGGGCGTGAGATATACCTGTCTCTGCGCAACGAGAAAAACATTAATCTGGTTTTGGCTGGTGCCGACTACGATAGCCATGCCCGCCACTACGCTTGCGAATACCATGTCGTGCCGGATGTTACGCATCAGGATGGGTTACCCGTCTTGCAGGCATTACTTGTCCAAGAAAGTATTGATTATATTTTTCCGGCTCATGATGACGCCCTTCTTTTTCTTTCTGAAAACCGGGAAGTGCTTTCCGCTACGGTACTCTGCCCATCGCAGGAAACATGCCGCATCACGCGGTTTAAAAGTAAAACCTACCAGGCGCTTAAGGATACGGTCCCTCTTCCAGCCGTATTCAATGATCCCAAAGAGATCGCGCACTGGCCCGTATTTGTCAAACCCGACCGCGGGCAAGGTGCGCAAGGAGCTTTGCGGGTTGATTCCCCAGAGAGGCTGGCATCGGTTCTCGCACAGAGAAATGACCTGATCATATGTGAATATTTAAACGGTGAAGAATTCACCGTGGACTGTTTTTCCGATCGCGTGCAGGGGTTATTGTTTTGCCAACCACGCGTACGCTCGCGGATACGAGCCGGTATTGCGATGACTTCCGCATTAGTCAGCCTGCCGGAAGTTGAAACTTACGCACGTGCTATATCACAGCGATTACAGTTATACGGCGCATGGTTTTTTCAGTTGAAGCGTTCTGCCTCGGGTATGCTGACATTACTGGAAGTTGCTCCGCGAATTGCTGGAACAATGGCGCTCAACCGCGCCAATGGCATCAATTTCGCCATGCTGACATTGTACGAAAGTATGCGCGTTAACGTCTCGCTGCGCCCGCTCGCTGAAAACCTGCAAATTACCCGCAGCTTAGCCAATCACTATACGTATGATTTTACCTACCGGCATGTGTACATCGACTACGATGATACGGTAGTGCTAAAAGATAAACTCTGCGTGCCTGTCTTCACCTTTCTCTGCCAGTGTCTGAATCGCGGAATAAAAATTCATCTCATCACGCGTCATACCGGTGATATTTACGCTGAACTGGCGCAACGGCGGATTAACGCTTTATTTGACACCGTCACCCACCTGGGTAAACACGATAAAAAAAGTGATTATATTCACGAACCCGACGCCATATTTATCGATGACAGTTTTCGCGAGCGGCAGGACGTTTCCTCTGTCACCGGCATTCCTGTCTTCGACATCAGCATGCTCGAACTATTAATATGTGAATAA
- the fliJ gene encoding flagellar export protein FliJ produces the protein MRQIIDTLAQLQRLRDKSVKDMTVQLAKQQQVCTGFDNNIKALGYLIQKTGIGVDAPSVESLKNVTGYKGTLRTVIAWQEQEKTLAKIKEQRIQKNLVAAACEEKIVAMTLDDKRYELSNEALVKEQKAVDEIAAQCWLRQKTLGRI, from the coding sequence ATGCGGCAAATTATTGATACCCTGGCGCAGTTGCAGCGCCTACGGGATAAATCGGTCAAAGACATGACGGTACAACTGGCTAAACAGCAGCAGGTTTGTACTGGTTTTGACAATAACATCAAAGCGCTGGGCTACCTGATCCAAAAAACCGGCATCGGCGTTGATGCGCCTTCCGTTGAATCGCTCAAAAATGTGACCGGATACAAAGGTACGTTGCGCACGGTGATTGCCTGGCAGGAGCAGGAGAAAACGCTGGCTAAAATCAAAGAGCAGCGTATTCAGAAAAACCTTGTTGCGGCGGCCTGCGAAGAGAAAATTGTCGCCATGACGCTCGATGATAAGCGCTACGAGTTAAGCAATGAGGCGCTGGTAAAAGAGCAAAAAGCCGTTGATGAGATTGCCGCGCAATGTTGGCTAAGGCAAAAGACGCTGGGACGGATATGA